In Halopelagius inordinatus, a single genomic region encodes these proteins:
- a CDS encoding cation diffusion facilitator family transporter: MEGTRKAVIRRVGLVVLAVNVALVVAKGAVWWATGSLAIGSEAVNSLADVAYSVIIVAGLYLTTQPPDFEHPHGHERIEPFVALFVALGVFAAGAGVLWNATTTVLNGTYGRSAGLTGVVVLVGTAGVKYGLYRYCLAVGEGRRSPAIVATAKDNRNDILTAGAALAGVVGAAVGVPVLDPIAAGVVSLGILYTGYEIVRDNLNYLVGAAPPEELRAEILGRALAHPDVRGAHDVVAHYVGPEIDVSLHIEVEGDMTLLEAHDIESEVVATIRELPDVDDVFVHVDPKELGEWKEDEEAERLARFRTATEEAQTNARRTSPPTEK, from the coding sequence ATGGAGGGCACCCGAAAGGCCGTGATTCGACGGGTCGGACTCGTCGTGTTGGCGGTCAACGTCGCGTTGGTGGTCGCGAAGGGGGCCGTCTGGTGGGCGACGGGGAGTCTCGCTATCGGGTCCGAGGCGGTCAACAGTCTCGCTGACGTGGCCTACAGCGTCATCATCGTCGCCGGGTTGTACCTCACCACGCAACCGCCCGACTTCGAGCATCCGCACGGACACGAACGAATCGAACCGTTCGTCGCCCTCTTCGTCGCTCTCGGCGTCTTCGCCGCGGGGGCGGGCGTCCTCTGGAACGCCACGACGACGGTGCTGAACGGAACGTACGGACGAAGCGCCGGTCTGACCGGCGTCGTAGTCCTCGTGGGCACCGCCGGGGTGAAGTACGGCCTCTATCGCTACTGTCTGGCCGTCGGCGAGGGCCGTCGGTCGCCCGCTATCGTCGCCACCGCGAAGGACAACCGAAACGACATTCTGACCGCGGGGGCCGCCCTCGCGGGCGTCGTCGGCGCGGCCGTCGGCGTCCCCGTCCTCGACCCGATAGCCGCGGGCGTGGTCTCTCTGGGCATCCTCTACACCGGCTACGAAATCGTCCGCGACAACCTGAACTACCTCGTCGGCGCGGCACCGCCGGAGGAACTGCGGGCCGAAATCCTCGGGCGCGCACTCGCGCATCCGGACGTCCGCGGCGCGCACGACGTGGTGGCGCACTACGTCGGCCCGGAGATAGACGTAAGCCTCCACATCGAAGTCGAGGGCGACATGACCCTGTTGGAGGCCCACGACATCGAGTCGGAGGTGGTGGCGACCATCCGCGAACTGCCCGACGTCGACGACGTGTTCGTCCACGTCGACCCGAAGGAACTCGGCGAGTGGAAAGAAGACGAGGAGGCCGAGCGACTGGCCCGGTTCCGGACGGCGACCGAGGAGGCACAGACGAACGCCCGCCGGACGTCGCCGCCGACCGAGAAGTAG
- a CDS encoding HIT family protein: MDQLFAPWRIEWVERDGDDEESEGCPFCALPERDDDRESRVVARSDHAFVLLNNYPYNPGHAMVIPYRHTGEWDDLTDAELLDHAKLKAATLSAFDAAMEPDAANVGENLGGGASGGSIDDHLHTHVVPRWDGDTNFMPVVGDTKVLVEALDDTYDRLHEAFSSLDAAEGDDDSLADDEAVPLSFDAD, from the coding sequence ATGGACCAGTTGTTCGCGCCGTGGCGCATCGAGTGGGTCGAACGAGACGGCGACGACGAGGAGTCGGAGGGGTGCCCGTTCTGCGCCCTTCCCGAACGCGACGACGACAGGGAGAGTCGCGTCGTCGCTCGAAGCGACCACGCGTTCGTTCTCTTGAACAACTACCCGTACAACCCGGGCCACGCGATGGTCATCCCGTACCGCCACACAGGCGAGTGGGACGACCTGACGGACGCCGAACTCCTCGACCACGCGAAGTTGAAGGCGGCGACGCTCTCGGCGTTCGACGCCGCGATGGAACCCGACGCCGCCAACGTGGGCGAGAATCTCGGCGGCGGCGCCTCCGGGGGGTCCATCGACGACCACCTCCACACCCACGTCGTCCCGCGGTGGGACGGCGACACCAACTTCATGCCCGTCGTCGGCGACACGAAAGTGCTCGTCGAAGCCCTCGACGACACGTACGACCGCCTCCACGAGGCGTTCTCGTCGCTCGACGCCGCAGAAGGAGACGACGACTCACTCGCGGACGACGAAGCGGTCCCCCTCTCGTTCGACGCCGACTGA
- a CDS encoding DUF7835 family putative zinc beta-ribbon protein — MAVSPDPSVLTEPCDHCGRETPHRVRVELRAENRDPERAAYSREPYRISVCAACGTETVTRMNTA; from the coding sequence ATGGCCGTCAGCCCCGACCCCTCCGTACTGACCGAACCGTGCGACCACTGCGGCCGAGAGACGCCGCACCGGGTTCGAGTCGAACTGCGCGCGGAGAACAGAGACCCCGAACGGGCGGCGTACTCCCGCGAACCGTATCGAATCTCCGTCTGCGCCGCGTGCGGAACCGAGACGGTGACCCGGATGAACACGGCGTGA
- the map gene encoding type II methionyl aminopeptidase: MSIGPLDDETVENYREAGQVLRQVLDEAAEMVEPGVKHLEVAEFSEERIHELADGCAFPTNISVNEEASHASPGRDDDTEFGDDMVCLDCGVHVDGYIADAAVTVDLSGNDELVEAAEEALDAALDAVEPGAETGEVGAEIEDVIRGYGYTPVLNLSGHGVAQWDAHTGPNIPNRGTERGVELEVGDVVAIEPFATDGRGKVTEGAKEEIYSLENDRSVRNRSARQVLEQVTEEYKTLPFASRWIDSPRAEMAIRRLEQQGVLHGYPVLKEDDGCLVSQAEHTVIVTEDGCEILTE; encoded by the coding sequence ATGAGTATCGGACCTCTCGACGACGAGACAGTCGAGAACTACCGCGAGGCGGGGCAGGTTCTGAGACAGGTGTTAGACGAGGCGGCCGAGATGGTCGAACCCGGAGTCAAACACCTCGAAGTGGCCGAGTTCTCCGAAGAACGCATCCACGAACTCGCCGACGGATGCGCCTTTCCCACGAACATCAGCGTGAACGAGGAGGCGTCGCACGCGAGTCCGGGCCGCGACGACGACACCGAGTTCGGCGACGACATGGTCTGTCTCGACTGCGGCGTCCACGTCGACGGCTACATCGCCGACGCCGCGGTGACGGTTGACCTCTCCGGAAACGACGAACTGGTCGAAGCCGCGGAGGAAGCCCTCGACGCCGCCCTCGACGCCGTCGAACCGGGCGCGGAGACGGGCGAAGTCGGCGCGGAGATAGAAGACGTCATCCGCGGGTACGGCTACACCCCCGTCCTCAACCTCTCTGGACACGGCGTCGCGCAGTGGGACGCCCACACGGGGCCGAACATCCCGAACCGCGGCACCGAACGCGGCGTCGAACTCGAAGTCGGCGACGTGGTGGCCATCGAACCGTTCGCCACCGACGGCCGCGGAAAAGTCACGGAAGGGGCAAAAGAGGAGATTTACAGCCTCGAAAACGACCGGTCGGTGCGCAATCGCTCCGCCCGGCAGGTGCTCGAACAGGTGACAGAGGAGTACAAGACGCTCCCGTTCGCCTCGCGGTGGATAGACTCCCCGCGCGCGGAGATGGCCATCCGACGCCTCGAACAACAGGGCGTCCTCCACGGCTACCCCGTCCTGAAAGAAGACGACGGCTGTCTCGTCAGTCAGGCCGAACACACCGTCATCGTCACCGAAGACGGCTGCGAGATTCTCACCGAGTAG